A window of the Planococcus citri chromosome 4, ihPlaCitr1.1, whole genome shotgun sequence genome harbors these coding sequences:
- the LOC135842801 gene encoding uncharacterized transmembrane protein DDB_G0289901-like isoform X3 codes for MKLFKIIISLAFVVVVNTEVHPKTKSIRSVSAQLKTIRGVSAVHSSGSHSGGFGGSRGSSAHSGSSHGNSGGSRGGSGHSGGSGHSGHSGGSGHSGSSHGHSGGSRGGSGHSGGLGHSGGSHGHSGGSRGGLGHSGGSEHSGGSHGHSGGSRGGSGHSGGLGHSGGSHGHSGGSRGGLGHSGGLGHSGGSHGGLGHSNGNSQHSSTQNQGSHSGSAKSGNAHNTGSSSQNSNNDQKTSSHGNVNVNAGISKASGAKSQNSLGISGSLSSKDNTAHISGKANTVNGKSSGSIEGSKVIHNDGQSKASVFGGASKASGSKTHNHIGIEGSFKSKDGSGKISGTAKQEGRKSSINAEASKHISVNQHTNININGGISKESSSKTQHHFGVEGTVKSKDGTGQISGTAKQDGRKSSINVDGSKQISVNEHANININGGINKESSSKTQNHIGVEGSIKSKDGTGKISGAAKQEGRKSSINADASKQVSIGKNTNININGGVSKESSGKTQHHVGVEGTIQSKDKTGQISGKVERTNDGNSFNVKAEKSLVNGERGSLSVNAEASRQPGGKTQTNVGIEGTLNSKDGTGKLSAGVSSEAGKGAWHVEGSKNLYSDNSITVDAKAGVKQTAGGKPEGYGGIEIGKKFR; via the exons atgaagcttttcaaaattataatatcGCTTGCTTTTGTGGTGGTGGTGAACACGGAAGTTCATCCAAAAACTAAAAGTATTCGGAGTGTTTCAGCACAGCTGAAAACCATACGAGGTGTTTCAGCAGTACATTCAAGTGGATCCCACAGTGGAGGATTTGGAGGTTCTCGTGGAAGCTCCGCGCATTCAGGAA GCTCTCATGGTAATTCAGGCGGTTCTCGAGGAGGTTCTGGACATTCTGGTGGATCAGGTCACTCTGGACACTCTGGTGGATCAGGCCATTCTGGAAGCTCTCATGGTCATTCAGGCGGATCTCGAGGAGGTTCGGGGCACTCTGGTGGATTAGGACATTCTGGGGGCTCTCATGGTCATTCAGGCGGATCTCGAGGAGGTTTGGGACACTCCGGTGGATCAGAACATTCTGGAGGCTCTCATGGTCATTCAGGCGGATCTCGAGGAGGTTCGGGGCACTCTGGTGGATTAGGACATTCTGGGGGCTCTCATGGTCATTCAGGCGGATCTCGAGGAGGTTTGGGGCACTCTGGTGGATTGGGACATTCCGGAGGCTCTCATGGAGGTTTGGGACATTCAAATGGAAATTCGCAACATTCCAGTACACAAAACCAAGGTTCGCACAGTGGTTCAGCAAAGTCAGGAAATGCTCATAATACCGGAAGCAGTTCTCAAAA TTCAAACAATGATCAAAAAACTTCATCACATGGAAATGTCAACGTGAATGCAGGAATTAGCAAAGCATCTGGCgctaaaagtcaaaattcactcGGAATCAGCGGTTCTCTCAG TTCAAAAGATAATACCGCACATATAAGTGGAAAAGCGAATACAGTGAATGGAAAATCATCCGGGAGCATCGAAGGATCAAAGGTAATTCACAATGATGGGCAGAGCAAAGCAAGTGTTTTTGGAGGTGCTAGCAAAGCGTCTGGTAGTAAAACTCACAATCATATAGGCATTGAAGGATCTTTCAA AAGCAAAGATGGAAGTGGAAAAATTAGCGGTACAGCGAAACAAGAAGGAAGAAAATCATCGATCAATGCGGAAGCTTCGAAACACATTTCTGTTAATCAACATACCAATATCAATATCAACGGAGGAATTAGTAAGGAATCTAGTAGCAAAACTCAACATCATTTTGGAGTCGAAGGAACAGTAAA AAGTAAAGATGGAACTGGTCAAATCAGTGGCACAGCAAAACAAGATGGCAGGAAGTCATCGATCAATGTGGACGGCTCAAAACAAATCTCTGTTAATGAACATGCCAATATCAACATCAACGGAGGTATCAACAAAGAATCAAGCAGTAAAACTCAAAATCACATTGGTGTCGAAGGTTCTATAAA AAGCAAGGATGGAACTGGAAAAATCAGTGGGGCAGCGAAACAAGAAGGTAGAAAATCATCGATCAATGCGGATGCTTCAAAGCAAGTTTCCATCGGTAAAAATACCAATATCAATATCAATGGAGGAGTTAGCAAGGAATCCAGCGGCAAAACTCAGCATCATGTCGGTGTTGAAGGAACCATACA ATCTAAAGACAAAACAGGTCAAATCAGTGGTAAAGTCGAACGAACTAATGACGGAAATTCTTTCAAcgttaaagctgaaaaaagtctTGTAAATGGCGAACGAGGTAGTTTGAGTGTCAATGCTGAAGCTAGTCGACAACCTGGAGGCAAAACTCAAACAAACGTGGGAATAGAAGGAACTTTGAA TTCCAAAGATGGCACTGGAAAATTGAGTGCTGGAGTAAGCAGTGAAGCAGGAAAAGGTGCATGGCACGTTGAAGGATCGAAAAATCTGTACAGCGATAACAGTATCACCGTCGATGCTAAAGCTGGAGTTAAACAAACAGCAGGTGGAAAACCCGAAGGATACGGTGGTATTGAAATAGGAAAGAAATTCCgttaa